Proteins encoded together in one Candidatus Lariskella endosymbiont of Epinotia ramella window:
- a CDS encoding head-tail connector protein: protein MHIESIMRKKYNTSNNIDISLIKSFLKIEHDDEDNIIKTLVEAAIDICEKYTECAILDAIFEVRYTKISRERVMLPVKNAKEVVKVSYKSIGSSENEILKPRYYKMLNNILYISQSNNAHQLSVEYKAGLANEFKDLPSMVQLIIIEHVSHLYENRGMDKDFDIKKYDMLRNVKI, encoded by the coding sequence ATGCATATCGAATCAATAATGCGTAAAAAATACAACACTTCTAATAATATCGACATCTCTCTTATAAAAAGCTTCCTCAAGATAGAGCATGATGATGAGGACAATATAATAAAAACACTTGTAGAAGCAGCAATTGATATTTGTGAAAAATATACGGAATGCGCAATACTAGACGCTATTTTTGAGGTAAGATACACTAAAATTAGTAGAGAGCGTGTTATGTTGCCAGTTAAAAATGCAAAAGAAGTAGTAAAAGTGAGTTATAAATCTATTGGTAGTAGCGAGAATGAAATACTAAAGCCAAGGTATTATAAAATGCTTAATAACATTTTATATATATCGCAAAGCAATAATGCACATCAGCTAAGTGTTGAATATAAAGCAGGACTCGCAAACGAGTTTAAAGATCTGCCAAGTATGGTACAGTTAATAATTATTGAGCATGTATCGCACTTATATGAAAATAGAGGCATGGACAAAGATTTTGATATAAAAAAGTATGACATGCTAAGGAATGTGAAAATTTAG
- a CDS encoding ABC transporter substrate-binding protein has product MHKTVISQGQNLELHVESSQGSQSLAAQIASKFVSQNPDVLVAVGTISAQSFLKHIAQNKKLQLVFSSVSDPKAARLTNVQGKSTQNISGVSNFIDLKSQIELFTKLQPNLKRLGILYNPGEANSVTILGQLIEVCRTFGIEIVTQTASRTSEIAQATAKLASNVDAIFINNDNTALNSIKIIISIAAKQNVPVYVSDTDCVEFGALAALGANQ; this is encoded by the coding sequence TTGCACAAAACGGTTATAAGCCAAGGTCAAAACTTAGAACTTCACGTTGAATCATCTCAAGGCAGTCAAAGTTTAGCAGCTCAAATTGCATCTAAGTTTGTCAGTCAAAACCCTGATGTATTAGTTGCTGTTGGCACTATATCAGCGCAAAGTTTTTTAAAGCATATCGCTCAAAATAAAAAGCTGCAGCTTGTCTTTAGTTCTGTGAGCGACCCAAAGGCTGCTAGACTCACAAACGTACAAGGAAAATCAACACAAAATATCTCCGGCGTATCAAATTTTATAGATTTAAAATCACAAATAGAACTCTTTACAAAGCTGCAACCAAATTTAAAAAGACTAGGTATCTTATATAACCCAGGTGAAGCAAATTCAGTAACAATCTTAGGGCAACTTATAGAAGTATGTCGTACTTTCGGAATTGAGATTGTCACACAGACAGCAAGTAGAACATCTGAAATAGCTCAAGCAACAGCAAAACTTGCAAGCAATGTAGATGCAATTTTTATAAACAACGATAACACAGCACTAAACTCAATCAAAATCATCATCTCTATTGCTGCAAAGCAAAATGTTCCTGTATACGTGAGTGACACAGATTGTGTAGAGTTTGGGGCTCTTGCAGCGCTTGGAGCAAATCAATAG
- a CDS encoding IS5 family transposase (programmed frameshift) has translation MKFENIKDEYAEEFRRLTGIKRGTFEVILSILKEAEAILKSQGGKPNKLALEDRLLMTLEYLREYRTYFHISRSYGISESACYRNIRWIEDTLIKDKRFSLPGRKALLKSDSEYELVLIDATETPIERPKKKQKHFYSGKKRRHTLKTQLIVDKRKKEIICTNFSNGKRHDFRLFKESGVHIHPEIKVLTDTGYQGIDKLHYNSELPKKKTKKRPLSRKDKKKNRQLSSERVLNENVIGMIKRFKIIADRYRNRRKRFGLRFNLLAGIYNFEL, from the exons ATGAAGTTTGAAAACATCAAAGATGAATACGCAGAAGAGTTTCGCAGGCTTACTGGCATTAAACGAGGAACGTTTGAAGTTATACTAAGTATATTAAAAGAAGCTGAAGCTATTTTAAAGTCTCAAGGTGGAAAACCCAATAAATTGGCTTTAGAAGATCGATTACTCATGACGCTTGAGTACTTGCGTGAATACAGGACATATTTTCATATTTCCCGCAGTTATGGAATAAGTGAAAGTGCCTGTTATCGTAATATACGTTGGATTGAAGATACTCTAATTAAAGATAAACGATTTTCACTACCTGGACGTAAAGCATTACTAAAAAGCGATTCTGAATACGAACTTGTGTTAATTGATGCTACTGAAACACCGATAGAACGACCTA AAAAAAAACAGAAGCACTTTTATTCGGGAAAAAAGAGGCGACATACTCTAAAAACTCAGCTTATTGTGGATAAAAGGAAAAAAGAAATCATTTGCACTAATTTTTCTAATGGCAAGCGTCATGATTTCAGGTTATTTAAAGAATCCGGAGTTCACATCCACCCTGAGATTAAAGTTCTTACAGATACTGGTTATCAAGGCATTGATAAGTTGCATTATAATTCAGAGTTACCAAAGAAAAAGACAAAAAAGCGACCACTAAGCAGGAAAGATAAAAAGAAAAATCGTCAATTGTCTAGTGAACGTGTTTTAAATGAAAACGTCATAGGCATGATCAAACGATTTAAAATTATCGCTGATCGTTATAGGAACAGAAGAAAACGATTCGGTTTAAGGTTTAATTTACTTGCTGGTATCTATAACTTTGAGCTTTAA
- the rplS gene encoding 50S ribosomal protein L19, whose protein sequence is MNLLEQYNKNRMEMLVGDKKIPDFKAGDTLKVFTKIKEGANERIQIFEGVCLGKRNKGVASNFIVKKMSSGYGVERMFPLYSPHVEKIEVLRRGRVRRAKIYYMRSIQGKAARIKEIVTFAPKDKTAK, encoded by the coding sequence ATGAATTTGCTAGAGCAATATAACAAGAATCGTATGGAGATGTTGGTTGGTGACAAGAAGATTCCGGATTTTAAAGCGGGAGATACGCTCAAGGTTTTTACCAAAATAAAAGAGGGTGCTAACGAAAGGATACAGATATTCGAGGGTGTGTGTCTTGGAAAGCGTAATAAGGGCGTTGCTTCTAATTTCATAGTTAAGAAGATGAGTTCTGGGTATGGTGTTGAAAGAATGTTTCCGTTATATTCACCTCATGTGGAAAAAATTGAGGTGTTGCGTAGAGGAAGAGTACGTAGAGCGAAAATTTACTATATGAGAAGTATCCAAGGTAAGGCTGCGCGTATTAAAGAGATAGTTACTTTTGCTCCTAAAGATAAGACTGCAAAGTAA
- the trmD gene encoding tRNA (guanosine(37)-N1)-methyltransferase TrmD: protein MWKANVLTTSPWVFPGPLGVSVIGRALAGLKWGLDVHNLRDFASDKNGSVDDAPYGGGGGMVLRADVVGDAVDAVFLGNGLPIIYMSPKGTLLNQKVVVELASGSGVNLICGCFEGLDERVLEEYSIIEVSIGDFVLSSGDVAAMVLIDACVRMIPDVLGNPESLSEESFSAGLGGGMLLEYPHYTRPKSWRGRSVPDVLMSGHHGAVHDWRLKMAEAKTRDVRPDLWNLYLQGEKR, encoded by the coding sequence ATGTGGAAAGCTAATGTGTTGACTACATCTCCTTGGGTGTTTCCTGGGCCGCTCGGTGTCTCCGTAATTGGAAGAGCGCTTGCTGGGTTAAAGTGGGGGCTTGATGTACATAACTTGAGAGATTTTGCTAGTGACAAAAACGGTTCTGTGGATGATGCGCCATATGGTGGTGGCGGAGGAATGGTGCTTAGGGCTGATGTTGTTGGAGATGCAGTGGATGCTGTATTTTTAGGGAATGGTCTTCCGATCATCTATATGTCGCCAAAAGGTACGCTGCTGAACCAGAAGGTAGTTGTAGAACTAGCATCTGGTTCAGGAGTGAATTTGATCTGCGGTTGCTTTGAGGGGTTGGATGAGAGGGTATTGGAAGAATATTCTATAATAGAGGTAAGTATAGGAGACTTCGTTCTTTCATCTGGAGATGTTGCTGCGATGGTATTGATAGATGCTTGTGTTCGGATGATACCTGATGTGCTTGGGAATCCTGAATCTCTTAGTGAAGAATCTTTTAGTGCTGGTTTAGGCGGCGGAATGTTGCTAGAATATCCTCACTATACAAGACCGAAGAGCTGGAGAGGACGCAGTGTTCCAGATGTTTTGATGTCAGGACATCATGGTGCTGTGCACGATTGGAGGCTGAAAATGGCTGAAGCTAAAACTAGGGATGTACGTCCTGATTTGTGGAATTTGTACTTACAAGGAGAAAAAAGATGA
- the folE gene encoding GTP cyclohydrolase I FolE, which translates to MNSKRNGILRGEAEEAIRTLLRWIGDNPEREGLFDTPARVVRSFDEYFVGYKIDPKKLLETTFSEVDGYSDLVLLKDITIESHCEHHMAPIVGVAHVAYIPNGRVVGISKLARVVCTFSKRLQLQERLTWQIANCINEALMPKGVAVVIEAKHNCITSRGVYHPATIMHTQAMIGAFEAVEMQKQFLSRISI; encoded by the coding sequence ATGAATTCAAAAAGAAATGGAATTTTAAGAGGTGAGGCGGAAGAGGCCATAAGGACTTTGTTGCGTTGGATCGGTGATAATCCAGAGAGGGAAGGGCTTTTTGATACTCCTGCGCGAGTTGTCAGAAGTTTCGATGAATATTTTGTAGGGTATAAGATAGATCCTAAAAAGTTACTTGAAACTACTTTTTCAGAAGTCGATGGTTACTCTGACTTGGTCTTGTTAAAAGATATCACTATAGAATCACATTGTGAGCACCATATGGCTCCTATTGTTGGTGTTGCACATGTTGCTTATATACCAAATGGAAGAGTAGTTGGGATAAGTAAACTGGCAAGAGTTGTTTGTACGTTTTCGAAGAGATTGCAGCTTCAGGAGCGCTTAACATGGCAGATAGCAAATTGTATTAATGAAGCGCTAATGCCAAAGGGTGTTGCAGTTGTAATAGAGGCAAAACACAATTGTATAACTTCAAGAGGTGTTTACCATCCGGCAACTATTATGCATACTCAAGCAATGATTGGTGCTTTTGAAGCAGTAGAAATGCAGAAGCAATTTTTATCGCGTATTAGCATCTAA
- the tsaE gene encoding tRNA (adenosine(37)-N6)-threonylcarbamoyltransferase complex ATPase subunit type 1 TsaE: MKNVKCDLEKMNLLAKDIASRLSIGNILCLKGDLGAGKTTFAKMVINALEKGEIEVTSPTFNIVNVYNLSNSVALWHFDLYRLKEIGEVDQLGIEDAFSSGISIIEWPEIIENSLPKHTMFVSIDFAAEDGDVRLISVRFGSESIKK; this comes from the coding sequence ATGAAAAATGTTAAATGTGATCTAGAAAAAATGAATTTATTAGCAAAAGATATTGCATCACGTTTGAGTATTGGTAATATACTATGTCTTAAAGGTGATCTTGGGGCTGGAAAAACAACATTCGCAAAAATGGTTATAAATGCTCTTGAAAAGGGTGAGATTGAGGTCACGAGCCCAACTTTTAATATAGTTAATGTATATAATTTGAGTAATTCTGTTGCACTTTGGCATTTTGACCTTTATAGGTTAAAGGAAATAGGAGAGGTTGACCAACTTGGAATAGAAGATGCTTTTAGTTCTGGTATTTCCATAATAGAGTGGCCGGAAATTATAGAAAATTCTCTTCCAAAGCATACAATGTTTGTAAGCATTGACTTTGCAGCGGAAGATGGTGATGTGAGGCTAATATCTGTCCGATTTGGTAGTGAAAGTATCAAAAAATAA
- the secA gene encoding preprotein translocase subunit SecA — MFSYLLRKVFGSANDRIIKSTNKIVKSINVLEETFTTMSDSELKSYTNVLKQKLKEGCSLDSILPQAFAQIREASRRVLSMRHFDVQIIGGIVMHYGKIAEMRTGEGKTLVATLPAYLNALTGDGVHIVTVNDYLAKRDATLMGQLFSFLGITVGCLTNDMDEFEKKNAYKADITYGTNNEFGFDYLRDNLKHDLEQIVQRKFNYAIIDEVDSILIDEARTPLIISGPAENNASLYYKINDVVKLLPKECYEVDEKGKSVFLTDNGHEHIEGILQQKGIIQSGSSLYDYDNMSVVHYINQALKAHHTFRKDVDYIVKEGKVMIIDEFVGRIMEGRRYSEGLHQAIEAKENVQIQNENQTLASITFQNYFRLYPKLAGMTGTAVTEANEFADIYKLDVVEIPTHMPIARKDEDDEIYQTAKMKYEAILKEIKSSYEIGQPVLVGTVSIEKSEYLSSMLKKAKIPHSVLNARYHQKEAEIIAQAGRLKSVTIATNMAGRGTDIMLGGNPSMLFSQEIENRKGELSQEESEALKQKIASEVSENREKVLSAGGLYVIGTERHESRRIDNQLRGRSGRQGDNGRTKFYLSLEDDLMRLFGSDKMGSMLTKLGLKEDEAIFHPWISKALQKAQQKVETRNYDIRKNLLKFDDVMNEQRKVIYGQRMHILTSTRLFDEIEVISSELNKHIFRKYITGKNIRDEWDINSLEMELTRIYDLHFQLSDMVAIENPSEAAILKAINLRALQHISEKLRIYGEDLIQEALKRIYLISLDHLWKEHLHTLDHMRAGTNLLAYANKDPLNEYKIEAFKLFKQMLHDLDELVTQRISRLVITHDLDSGQSEAHGTSGTITKRTDNLRYNRIDDIVIDGKIGRNEQCPCNSGKKFKHCHGSIQ, encoded by the coding sequence ATGTTTTCATACTTGTTAAGGAAAGTTTTTGGGTCTGCGAATGATAGGATTATTAAATCTACAAATAAAATAGTAAAGAGTATTAATGTACTGGAAGAAACATTCACTACTATGAGTGATTCTGAACTTAAGAGCTATACCAATGTCCTAAAGCAAAAGCTAAAAGAAGGTTGCTCTCTTGACTCCATATTACCACAAGCATTTGCACAAATCAGAGAAGCATCAAGAAGAGTGCTAAGCATGAGACATTTCGATGTGCAAATAATAGGCGGCATTGTGATGCATTATGGCAAAATAGCCGAGATGAGAACTGGTGAAGGAAAAACATTGGTTGCAACATTACCTGCATATTTGAATGCACTTACAGGAGATGGTGTTCATATAGTCACAGTGAACGATTATCTTGCAAAACGTGACGCAACACTAATGGGACAATTGTTCAGTTTTTTAGGTATTACCGTTGGTTGTCTAACAAATGACATGGATGAATTTGAAAAGAAAAATGCTTATAAAGCAGATATAACATATGGCACTAACAATGAATTTGGATTTGATTACTTGCGCGATAATCTAAAACATGATCTTGAACAAATTGTACAACGTAAGTTTAACTATGCAATCATAGATGAAGTAGATAGCATACTGATAGATGAAGCAAGGACTCCTTTGATAATATCTGGTCCTGCCGAGAATAATGCCAGTTTGTATTATAAAATCAATGATGTAGTTAAGCTCCTTCCAAAAGAATGTTATGAAGTAGATGAAAAAGGGAAATCAGTATTTTTAACAGATAATGGGCATGAACATATAGAGGGCATATTACAACAAAAAGGTATAATACAAAGCGGCTCTAGCCTTTATGATTATGATAATATGTCTGTTGTACATTACATAAATCAGGCTCTTAAAGCTCATCACACATTCCGCAAAGATGTAGATTACATAGTAAAGGAAGGCAAGGTGATGATAATAGATGAGTTTGTAGGTCGTATTATGGAAGGTAGGAGATATTCAGAGGGCCTGCATCAAGCAATAGAAGCAAAAGAAAACGTACAAATACAAAATGAAAATCAGACTCTTGCATCAATAACTTTCCAGAACTATTTTCGCCTTTATCCAAAGCTTGCTGGTATGACTGGAACAGCTGTAACAGAAGCCAATGAATTTGCCGATATCTATAAGCTTGATGTAGTGGAAATTCCGACTCATATGCCAATTGCTAGAAAAGATGAAGATGATGAAATATATCAAACTGCTAAAATGAAATACGAAGCGATTTTAAAAGAGATAAAATCTTCTTATGAAATCGGACAGCCTGTACTAGTTGGAACGGTTAGTATAGAAAAGTCAGAGTATTTGTCTTCTATGCTAAAGAAGGCGAAAATTCCTCACTCTGTCTTAAACGCTAGATATCATCAAAAGGAAGCTGAGATAATAGCACAAGCTGGACGTTTGAAATCTGTCACTATAGCAACAAATATGGCTGGCAGAGGAACTGACATAATGCTTGGTGGCAATCCTTCAATGTTATTTTCTCAAGAGATTGAAAATAGAAAAGGTGAACTCAGCCAAGAGGAATCTGAAGCTTTAAAACAAAAAATTGCCTCTGAAGTATCTGAAAATAGAGAGAAAGTGCTGAGTGCTGGTGGACTATATGTGATAGGAACGGAAAGGCATGAATCAAGACGAATAGATAATCAGCTACGCGGAAGATCTGGAAGACAAGGAGACAATGGACGAACCAAATTTTATTTGTCACTCGAAGACGATTTAATGAGGCTTTTTGGTTCGGATAAAATGGGCAGTATGCTCACAAAACTCGGACTAAAAGAGGATGAAGCTATATTTCATCCATGGATTAGCAAAGCGCTTCAAAAAGCTCAACAAAAAGTGGAAACTCGCAATTACGATATCAGAAAGAACTTACTTAAGTTCGATGACGTCATGAATGAACAAAGAAAAGTTATATATGGCCAGAGGATGCATATACTAACCTCTACCAGGCTTTTTGATGAGATTGAGGTTATTAGCAGTGAGCTAAATAAGCATATATTTAGAAAGTATATAACGGGCAAAAATATACGTGATGAATGGGATATCAACTCTTTAGAAATGGAATTAACAAGAATTTATGACTTGCATTTTCAATTGAGTGATATGGTTGCCATTGAAAATCCAAGTGAAGCTGCAATACTCAAAGCAATCAATCTACGTGCATTGCAACACATCTCTGAAAAATTACGGATATATGGTGAAGATTTAATTCAAGAAGCTTTAAAGCGAATATACCTCATATCATTAGACCATCTCTGGAAAGAACATTTACATACCCTTGATCATATGAGAGCTGGCACTAATCTTCTTGCATATGCAAATAAAGACCCGCTAAATGAGTATAAAATAGAGGCGTTTAAATTATTTAAACAAATGTTACATGATCTAGATGAATTGGTTACTCAACGCATTTCTAGGCTAGTGATCACACATGATTTGGATAGTGGTCAAAGTGAAGCACATGGAACATCTGGCACTATCACAAAAAGAACAGATAACCTTCGCTATAATAGAATAGATGATATAGTTATAGATGGTAAAATAGGGCGTAATGAGCAATGTCCATGCAATTCTGGAAAGAAGTTTAAACATTGTCACGGGTCAATACAATAG
- a CDS encoding ABC transporter substrate-binding protein, whose amino-acid sequence MALQNLLKYIIVFPIVVILVACSDNEEFSKKLVVGVAPDYPPFEFIKNGEIVGFDIDLASEIAKSLDKKLEVKEIAFEDLIAALRGGNIEVIISAMTPTKARADSVDFSNLYHRSSDMSLLFKPNKKAIHSSSNLEGLIIGVQSSSLGEKLLNENEENMQFEILPLRDNNQLIEHLKNGKIDAVLLETMQAKVFKDYNKELEYIKIDSMPIVQLPDNIRGFAIALKKKSDLLPEVNAILEQLAASGKLKALEEKWLEGYMD is encoded by the coding sequence ATGGCTTTGCAAAATTTATTGAAGTATATCATTGTATTCCCTATAGTTGTTATTTTAGTTGCATGTAGTGACAACGAGGAGTTTAGTAAAAAACTAGTTGTTGGTGTTGCACCAGATTATCCTCCATTTGAATTTATAAAAAATGGTGAGATTGTAGGATTCGATATAGATCTCGCTTCGGAAATTGCGAAAAGCTTAGATAAGAAGCTTGAAGTAAAAGAAATAGCCTTTGAAGATCTAATCGCAGCACTAAGAGGCGGAAATATAGAAGTTATAATATCTGCAATGACCCCAACAAAAGCTAGAGCAGACAGTGTCGATTTTTCAAATTTATATCACAGAAGCAGTGATATGAGCTTGCTTTTCAAGCCTAACAAAAAAGCAATACATAGCTCTTCCAACTTGGAAGGACTGATAATAGGAGTACAATCCAGCAGCTTGGGTGAAAAGTTGTTGAATGAAAACGAAGAAAATATGCAATTTGAGATTTTGCCGCTCAGAGACAATAATCAACTGATAGAACATCTTAAAAATGGCAAAATAGATGCTGTATTGCTAGAAACTATGCAAGCTAAAGTTTTCAAAGACTATAACAAGGAACTTGAATACATAAAAATTGATAGTATGCCTATAGTACAATTACCTGATAATATAAGGGGCTTTGCTATAGCTCTTAAGAAAAAATCTGACCTACTTCCTGAAGTAAATGCAATTCTTGAACAGCTTGCAGCATCTGGAAAGCTTAAAGCTCTAGAGGAAAAATGGCTTGAAGGTTACATGGATTAA
- the ybgF gene encoding tol-pal system protein YbgF yields the protein MFIYIALNSDKSLAAQNIQDPTHIGATVSTGNNAHIAARIETLEKSLNMLQKYTYNLSTEANTVKGGESTHSAEVANVDEINEHLKSIHNDMEKLQQDIARINERITQISSDFEQRISNIEQPIKEQKEAQNMVRDMESELEEVYSPKNQENPTVRLDDPSEIPANSVEDEFRIAYGYLKSKNYTKAQEAFEAFIKKYPRSTIVGAARYWLGEIYAVHRSYDQAAVEYLKGYQSNPTGNRAADNLLRLGEMLIKLDKRQEACSTLTKMSKEFPKLQPSLKRQVDKVMNEISCVK from the coding sequence GTGTTTATTTATATAGCGTTAAACAGTGATAAGTCTTTAGCGGCACAGAATATACAGGACCCGACTCATATAGGCGCTACTGTTTCTACTGGTAATAATGCGCATATTGCTGCAAGGATTGAGACACTTGAAAAGTCTCTTAACATGTTGCAAAAGTATACTTACAACCTAAGTACAGAGGCAAATACCGTAAAAGGTGGTGAAAGTACGCATTCAGCTGAAGTAGCGAATGTTGATGAAATTAATGAACATCTGAAGAGTATTCACAATGATATGGAGAAGTTGCAGCAAGATATAGCAAGAATAAATGAAAGGATTACGCAAATTTCCTCTGATTTTGAGCAGCGTATTAGCAATATAGAGCAGCCAATCAAAGAGCAAAAAGAAGCTCAGAATATGGTTCGCGATATGGAATCAGAACTCGAAGAAGTATATTCTCCGAAAAATCAAGAAAATCCTACTGTACGATTAGATGATCCAAGTGAGATTCCTGCAAACAGCGTTGAAGATGAATTTAGAATTGCATATGGATATTTAAAGAGTAAAAATTACACAAAAGCCCAAGAAGCTTTTGAAGCATTTATCAAAAAATATCCAAGAAGTACAATTGTTGGTGCTGCCAGGTATTGGCTTGGCGAAATCTATGCTGTTCACAGGTCATATGATCAAGCAGCTGTTGAATACCTGAAAGGATATCAATCTAACCCAACTGGGAATAGAGCTGCTGATAATCTACTGAGACTTGGAGAAATGTTAATCAAATTAGATAAGCGCCAAGAAGCTTGTTCTACATTAACAAAGATGTCAAAAGAATTTCCTAAGCTTCAACCTTCTTTAAAAAGACAAGTAGATAAGGTAATGAACGAAATAAGTTGTGTGAAATAA